The Leptospiraceae bacterium genome includes the window GGCGGGATTTCTCAGCCATTGTCAAAAGTAGCCTTGCAAGTCACAGGTGTTACTGAAAAAGATCTTCAAGATTATTATCTAATGATTCCTGATTTAGAAAAGAGTCTTGCAGAGTTAAAATCTATTTAAAATTGAATATTGCGTTAATTGGTCCAAGAGGGGCAGGCAAATCCAAGATTTCTAGAAAGCTAACAAAAATTATCGGTAATCCAGTTGTGTCAACAGACATGATTGCAGTTTATGAATCCGGTGGTCATTCGATTGAAGAGCAAATCAGAGAAGCAAATGGAGATTGGAAGAATTTTAGAGATTTAGAATTTAGAATTTTAGAAAAAATCTCAGAAGCAAAAAATATCATTTTAGATTGTGGTGGAGGGATTATTTTTGATGTAAATGATCTTGGTGAAGAAATTGTAAGCGAAAGAAAAGTACGGTTACTAAAATCGTTTGCTAAAATAATTTTTGTGTATCAAAGCAAAGAAAATCTATTACAAAAAGTAAAGAATGATTCCAATCGCCCTACTCTTAGCCAGATTAATTCTTACGAAGAAATATTGAACAGAAGAATGCCGGTATATTCAAAAATTGCAGATTTGCAATTGAATTTAGATGGTAAAAAACCGGAAGAAGCAGCAAGTGAAATTCTACAATTATTAAAAGGAAAGTTCTAACCCAAGTGAAGTTGCATAATCAAAAGTCACTTGAGATAGTATAGGGATCTGGAATGGACCAAGATTAGAATAAACTGTATCCT containing:
- a CDS encoding shikimate kinase, translating into MYLKLNIALIGPRGAGKSKISRKLTKIIGNPVVSTDMIAVYESGGHSIEEQIREANGDWKNFRDLEFRILEKISEAKNIILDCGGGIIFDVNDLGEEIVSERKVRLLKSFAKIIFVYQSKENLLQKVKNDSNRPTLSQINSYEEILNRRMPVYSKIADLQLNLDGKKPEEAASEILQLLKGKF